ATCTCTCGCCCCGGCGAGAACGGCGAGCTCTCGACCATCCACAAGTGGGCCCAGAAGCTGGCGGACTACGGCAACGAGTGGGagaggaggaacgagctgatgTCGGCGGCGCTCGAGCAGGCTGCCAAAGACAAGCATCTCTTCTACAACGCCGAGCGGAGCAAGCACTTCGAGTTGACCTATCCCGAGTACGTGACACACCTACCTTCCACGCACAACACCTGAGAAGAGCGAGGGAGCATGGAGTCTTGTTCgtcgatgatgatgatgatgctgtGCGTATGCTTGAATTGGTTGGATCGGGGCCTGGGCTTGTCCTTGGTTGGCTATGCTATGCGTGACAGAGGGGGTCCCTGTTTGGGAGCCGTCTCTTGTCAGGTGCTTTCCACAGGGCGTCCTCTTGTCGAGGCGGCTCATTTCTACCACGGCTTGCAGTCTCGCCAATTCGCGACATTTCGCAGCCGGAGATCCCGATCAACCCTTTCCCTTATTACCGGCGTCATGGCCCTGCTCTTCCTCTGGTTGTAATTGTGTAACAATGCTGACCACGTGACGACAGGGTCTTCACACACGGCTCACCTTTCAACGTCCCCGCTGGGCACTACCCGAAAATAGACAAGGTTGTTGCACACTACCAGAAGCAgtatgaggaggaggaggcacGCAAGGCAAAGAAGctatcggcggcggcggcggcggcggcggctgcctcTCAGTAAGCAACGACGGCCGGGCTTTTCCCGTCTCTGTCTCATAATACCCGTACGTTGCAACACACGGGCCTTTCCTTACCCTGTACATACGGTACCTTACCATAAGAGCTGCCCAATTCCCGACAGCCCAATTTCTCCTTCTCTCTGCAACCATTGCATCTCGTGTGCCACAACCTTACTTCGAGTGTATCGTGCTTTAAACCCCCCTGCTCGGGCCTGGCCAGGAGTGCATCCAAGGGCTACATTAGCGTCCCATTGTCATCTTTttctgttgttgttgtccgCGCCGATGCGAGCTCTCGCCATCCAACGACCATCGCCTGATCCCCGGAAACGGCGCTGACGCACTAGCATGGCGAACCCTTCGGGGGAGTCTGCCAAACATGAAGTCTTCGACGCCTCTAAACAAGCAAAGGTATGGCTATTTCAACTCGAGAGGGGCATCCTTCCTCTCTAACCCCACTCGCAATTGGttcaatttttttttttttttcctctgtCCTTCATGGCCTGCCTGCCCCACGTTTTCATGCCTACCCGGCTGATGAACTCAAACTGCCTGAATGCCCAGCCAGCCAAGCCCGAATTACACTAGCCACCATTTCTCCGGACTCACCCGCTCAACCCCATCTCTTTCCCTTCCCCTCGTTTATTCCCGACAGCGAATAAAGGAATGCAAGATCTTtaaaaggagggggggggggagggaataagaaaagaaagagaaagagaaagagaaaaCAAAGACTAATGATGATGCCCTTCAAAAGCCACCACCTCACTTCCTCCGCAGCCCGCCCTTGGCCCTCCCCGCCGTGCGCATCGGGCTCGTGAGCCCGGAGGTCGGCTACGGCCTGTTCGCGGCGCGGGACCTGGCGCCCGACGAGTTCGTCTTCCACGAGGCGCCCCTGCTGACGGCGCCCTTCAACGAAAAGTTCGCGGCCGACCGCGCCCTCGTGCTGTCGCAGACGGCAGCCTgccgcgccgccctcgccgcccaccgcgacctcgtcgccgtcgcatACCCGGCCCTGGCCGCCCGCCTCGGCGTGCCCCCGCTGCCCTGGGAGGAGGCCCGACGCGtgctcgagggcggcgggcTGGGCATGaacctcgtcgtcggcggcagcggcggcggggatggCCGGGCCACCACGCAGTTCGCCGGGGCCTCCGTCAAGCAGGCCGAGTACGAGGCGTACACGGCCGGGATCAAGGTCAGCGCGAGCGTGTCCGAGGCCGACGTCAGGCAGGCGTGTCTGGACTTCTTCAAGCACTACGCCTTCCAGGTCCCGCCCAAGgggagcggcggcgcggccgggGTCGGCGGCGTGAGTGCCCTGATGAACGCCGCTTCCACGAGGGAGGCGTGCATCTACCTGCTCGGGTCGCTCATCAACCACTGCTGCACTCCCCCCGCCTCGGCGTCCTCCAGCTCCGCGTCCCTGGTGATGAAGGGTAAGAATAAGGGGCCCCCGCCCGGGCCGAACTGCTCGTGGCGCATCGGCCCGTCCGGGCTGGCGCACTTTGTCAGGCCGCGGCATATCTGCGTCCAGGCGCGTCGGGCGATTCGCGAGGGGGAGCAGCTCACGTGGGACTACGGCAAGCGGGAGAAGGGATTCGACTGCCAGTGTGATACATGCCGGGACGGGCTCATAGGGGGGCTTGGTTCCTGCCACGTGTTGTAGACGGAGGAGGGTTGGACCATGCCATCCGTAGCCTTGCTTGATCGACACGTTGGGAATTCAAATCCCGCTCTGGGATAAGCCAAGACGATAATAGATGATACTGGGGGGGGGATTGGTCTCTGGCATCGCTAAAACAACTTGCTAAGGGACAGCGTATACCGAGATCACACCGGTCGAAGCAGCGTTGCGTTATTCATCAAGCTTTCGTTCCCAAGCAATATCACCGCCGTGACCATCATTTTTTGTTGTTTTTTTCTGTCATCGAACCGGTTGGACCGAATGCAGCACTCGAATTGCTCCCTGTACTATCTCGTGATCCCTTCCAAGATAGCGTCGGCATTGCCGCATCAAACAATGCCCATGAGCAGAACCGTGTCCCGTTTCGCCGAATCCATGATTGACTGAATGCAAGAACCACCCATATCCCAGAGCCCTTACTTCAGGGGAATGAAACGAGAAGAGTGCGTGGCACCGATACCTGGCCGACCGTGCTTGACAGGCTTGCTGTGCGAGGGGTTAGCAGGCCGTTGTTTTCCGTAAAGACAAGAAAGAACCGGACGGCGGGGGGAACGCACTATGTGATCGAGAACTCGCCAAGGTAGTGGCCAACCATCTCAGGCTTGATCTCCACCTGGTTGAACTCCTTGCCGGAGTAGATACCGATGACGCTGCCGATCATCTCGGGGACGACAATCATGTCACGGAGGTGCGTCTTGACGAGCTCGGGCTTCTCGTTGGGCTTGGCCTCCTGCTTGGCCTTGCGGAGCTTCTTGATAAGGCCCATGGGGCGGCGCTTCAGGCCGCGGTTGATCTTTctgcgggcgcgggcgtggACAACATCGCGGAGCTCATCGGAGCCGAGGTCGAGGAGACTGCACGGATAAAGTGTGTCAGCATTTCCTCAACTGATTCCATATTTCGTCCCGCAttggcaaaaaaaaaaaaaattcggCCCATCATTCTCCTCCTATTTACTTGGTGTTGTCGCCGGCACCGGGTAATGGAAAGCCTCGTCGTCCCGATCGGCCAATCGGtgcaaaaaaaaaggcgtGTCGCAGAGTGAGAAGGGAAAAACACCTACTCTTCGAGATCGATACCGCGGTAGGAGAACTTGCGGAAggccctcttcttcttcagctcagcggcctcctcggcgttCTGTTGTATGCACGGTTAGCTGGTATGCCCTAGAACAACTGTCCAGAAGGATTCGCCGGTTCGGAGTCGTGGCGGGACTGCGACGGGCGTTCGAGAGCTCGAGGCAGAAGGAGAGCCACGTACGTATTCGATGTCAGCCATGGTTGCGGTTTTCGGTGATCACGGATTTCGCTGTTCGATAGTGCTGGTATCGAAGAGCGAAATTCTAGCTGTCGCGATGATGAGGTGGATTTGACTGCGGGCGGTTTCGCGGGCTGCGTGGATGGTTGGGTCGCTGCTGGCCTGGGGCTCCACTCACAAAAATTCGTAGGGTTCTGTGCCCTCTGGCACCCCGTCGTGCTGTGATTGGTGTGTAAGTAAACTAGTGGCTCTTCCCTCTTGGTCTGTGGCTTGGTTGTGGCCGATGATTAGATAAGGGTCTTGGCACCATGCCTGCCACGATCATAAGATATTAATTGCAATCGCTCGCTCATGCCTGGCAACAATGAAACTCATTCTTCTTCAGTTCCTTCATTCATCTAACTCATACACTTCAGAAAGCTCATTTGCATATGTCACGTGGAATTGAGCGCAGTATGAAGTCGCACGAGAATATTTTCAATTTCCGGAGATCTCTTCATATCTAATTAAGCTGCTTCCTGTTCGAAGGCTACCTCTCTGTTGAGCCCGCCCCAATTCTTCTTGGACCTGGACCCGGGCGCGCCGTCTTACAgcctttttctttctctcctGATTCAGATTCTCTGGAAAACGGACAAGCTGGACAAAGCCTGCCCGGATTGCGAAAACATGGTGTTGTCGGCGCACGACGAGCCCAGGTTTGCATTGTGAATCCAAGCGGGTTCCCAATAAAACAGGCCTACGCCGCGGCTTACCGAGGACACGATGTTGGCCACGTTGGTGATGAAGGTCGTCTGTCCTTCCGGCGAGAAGGGGATGTTCTTGACGTCCGAGGGGAAACTGTACCTTGGGTTGGGACAAGAGATTGGCCAATTGGTCTCGACCACGGCAATCTCCTTGTTCCAGGTTTTGGCCATGTTGTCCAAGCTCGATTTCAGGGCGCTCAAGGTTGCCGACGACGAGTAAAAGGGGTAGAACGAGACGCCCATCATGTCAAAGTCGGACAGCTCAAGTGTACCCTGCTTCAAGACATTCGTGTACCACCAATTCTGGGTACCCCAGTCCCTGTTTGGATCCCCCGCCATCAGCTCTCCACATCGACCAGGCTGAGGAACAGGTTATCGGACAAGGAAAGGATGATATAACTCACCATCCGTTGTCGAGGTGGATCATGATCTTTGGCTTCGGGCTGAGCGACGAGTCCTTGATACCCCAAGCAGCGGAGTGCAACAACCGGGCAATGTTGGCCCAGTTCTCGGTTCTCCCTGTGGGCCATAGCAGACCGGCCCGGATCTCGTTACCGATGGACACGATGGTGGGCTGGATACCCGCGTTCTGGAGCTTGTTGGCGGCGTCCAGAGTGTAGTTGTAGAGCTTCCAGGAGAGGTTGTCAATGTCGCTCGGCCACCCAGCGGGCATGGTCTGATGAGCAGGATCGGCCCAGGTGTCGCTGTAGTGGAAGTCGATGTACACGCCAAGCCCGGCAGCCTTCGCCCTCTTCGCGATCGCGATGTTGTAGTCGAGGTTGTAGTTGCCGTCCGCGGGGTTAACCCAGACTCGCTGCCGCACCGTGTTGACGCCATTGGCAGCCAGGATGTTCTCAAGCGGTTGGGCATTCCCGTTGGTGTTCTTGTACGAGACGCCGGCCCGTTCCTCAACCACCACTGAGGACCAATCCACGCCTCTGTAGGTGAGGGCGGCATCCGCGGCGGAGATGCCGAGCAGGCCAGCCACGAAGCGTGTGAGCATCATCTTTGGTGTCGTGCAGCGGGTAATTACAGACCGTCTCTCCTCAGGTTGAGCCTCGAGATCTAGGATTAGGAGGTCTCTCAAGCTGTCTGCGCTGTTTTACGTTGCTAACATTAAAAACGGCGCTGAACGAGTCATTATCACTCCGAGCCTACGGCCTACCTTATGGTGCCGTGCAGTGGGGCCCCTTACCGTTCCTATTCAAGGCATTAGAATAAAACGGAGGATGGACAGCCACTCTCCTTTTAGTCTATTTTGGCCGAGAAGAGTGTTTCAACTTTACACACTAGCACCCCACCAATCAATTGGCCTCCAAGGCTAAGCTGTAGCCTGGTTCTTTCGGGTCGGTTATTGGCAAGGTTCGGTTGAAGCCGATTCAGACCCGAATCTACCACCAATCATACGAGATGCTCGGCACATCTCCTTCCGGGAGGGAGAGTGTATTAACATGACTGGTATAGCTATACAAGTATTGGTATGTTGTTATTCCTCGAGGGTGGAGCCCGGAGTCGGGCCGCCGAGCTTTGTGTTCCGGGGAAGTTGGAGACGAGCGAGGTTGTTGTTGTAATTAGGTTGGGTCGCTTCTTCCTTGCGCGTGCTTGGGTCGTTAACAAGAATTATTGTCCTCCGCCTATCTACCGCGCTCAAGTAGTTCCAACAATCAAATCATACCTGAACGGTCCAACGTGAACCCTCCAAAACGGCAGGAGAAGTGTTCCGCTCCCAACCGGCTTCGCAAACACGGGAACCAAATAAACGAAAAAGGAAAACAAGAAAAGCAAACGAAAAAGAAGACAGAACCGAAAACCAAGATTCGGACTTTCGCTATTGACAGGAAAATACTTACCCCAAAAAAATCAACAACGAAGGCCGAAAAGGAATTCTCGACCACACACCCCCCTTTGATATAATCATCCCCGAACGCGGAATCCCCGTCACGCCAAAGTCGGAACAGACCAGTCAAGCCAATCACTGTCCACGAAGCCCAGGACTACCGCAAATGATGCCCAGAGGCTTCCGGTGTCCGGAACATCTTGCGATTCTCACAATCTTCAGAGCATCAGACATGGCCAAGCAGCAAAGACAGATTTGCCAAGCTAATAGTCCTTCACTTAGCCGCAATATGTGTGCGTGTGCGATGGGCAGCGTGATGCCCAGTGGTACGCCTGAATATTGTCGGCTAATCCTAATCCCGCAGTCAACCAGCCCCAATCTGCGAAGGACGGCCCAGACCGCTAAAGAAAACATCGAACCAAAATCTGGCACCCTGAATACCGGGTTCATCAGTAGAGCGGAGAGGTTCTAACTAGGCCTTCCTGGAGATCAATCTGCCACTCTCCAGACAAGCTTCTCCCCGGACACGGCCTGATCTCGAAGCAAGTCGAGCGCTTTCTGTGCCCGCTCAAGCAACGTCTTCCCTTCTACCACCCTCTGTTTGTTAGGCTCAATCACGCCCTGTTCTAGTAGAGCCGGGACTATCTCTGGTTGGAGATGGTCCCTAAGAAACTCGTTCTGTGAGATCAAACGGTTAGTCAGCTGTCTGCAAGAGACGAAGAAAACAAGAGAAaagggaaggaaggaagaaagaatgaaaaaaaaagaaaaagaggaggaggccccttttttttttccactGAACATACCTTGTGGTAGAGGAAGGTCCTGACGCCCCGGAGCTCAACGCCGTCCTTCCATTCCCCGGGCAACGCTTTGTTCACGTCCATCTCCAGCTCCGCCGCCCGGTCCTTGCCGGCGTGCACGTTGATGACGGGCAGCATGACGGCCACCCTGGTTCCCTTCTCGGCGATCCTGGTCAGCGGCCGCAGGGAGCCCTCGCGAGAGCCGATGCAGTCGACGACGTACGGCAGCCGGGGCCTTCCcggcctgctgctgctgctcctccgcACGACCCTATCAAGAtacgccgccaccgccccgGCGGCGTCCCCCTCCCGGTAGTCGAAGCACGCCCTCGCCCCGAGCCCCCTGAGGGTCTCGTGGTGCTTGCCCGCCGCGACGGCCAGCACGTGTCGGTATCCCCAGTGCCGCAGGACCTGCAGGACGTACATGCCCACGCTGCTCGCGGCGCCCCACACGAGCacgacctcctcctccttgtcgtcgtcgtcggcggcggcggcggcgacttcGGCCCCGGGGACGGGCCAGGGCAGCGGCAGCCCGAGGTCGGCCACGACCGTGTGCACGGCGGTGACC
This genomic window from Thermothelomyces thermophilus ATCC 42464 chromosome 1, complete sequence contains:
- the ganA gene encoding glycoside hydrolase family 53 protein (CAZy_ID 267856); the protein is MMLTRFVAGLLGISAADAALTYRGVDWSSVVVEERAGVSYKNTNGNAQPLENILAANGVNTVRQRVWVNPADGNYNLDYNIAIAKRAKAAGLGVYIDFHYSDTWADPAHQTMPAGWPSDIDNLSWKLYNYTLDAANKLQNAGIQPTIVSIGNEIRAGLLWPTGRTENWANIARLLHSAAWGIKDSSLSPKPKIMIHLDNGWDWGTQNWWYTNVLKQGTLELSDFDMMGVSFYPFYSSSATLSALKSSLDNMAKTWNKEIAVVETNWPISCPNPRYSFPSDVKNIPFSPEGQTTFITNVANIVSSVSRGVGLFYWEPAWIHNANLGSSCADNTMFSQSGQALSSLSVFQRI